atGGAAAAGTATGAACATATTTGATTACTCAGATTTAGGGGAAATTACTAATCCTAATTCTAGTGCTATAGTAGATATTAATGGAGATTGTAAATCGGACTTAGTATTTactgtatataataaaaatgactttaaaaatgtatatctaGAAATTTGGATAAACAAAATAGTAGATGGAAAAAGTAAGTATGTAAAAAATGCAAAGAATTATGGACTTCCACTTAATTCTATGCAAGTTTTATTTGGAGATTTTAATGGAGATGGTGCTATTGACATTGTAGTTCCTGCATGTGTAAAAAGTTCCTTTTGTAACTACTGTTGTGTTAatgatgataaaatatatttcattccAAATATCCAAAAAAACATATGTGATAATTCATGGAAAAAACCAGATGAAAGTAAATGTAGACTACCATCAAATTTATGTTCAGAAAgtgattttcattttatggAAATACGCAATGAAGATTTTGTTTCAGTAGTAGATACAACTGGTTTACATTTACTAGGTGATGCAGACTATCCTAATTACCTAAGTGTTGGTGATATAGATGATGATGGATATTTAGATCTACTAATAACtttgaaaaatgataaaGGACAAAAATAcgtaagaatatataaaaatgaacaaaaaacacattatgaagaaaataatatagatataagaggtttttataatttttatcaattcGTAACTTCTCCAGGAGAGTCAGTTGCAGATGTATACAGTGCAGCCTTCTTtgatatttttgaaaatggggtattagatatattaatatttggaAAATACCGAAGTACtaataaacaaacaaaatatgCTGCAGTTGGGTTTATACGAAATAATGAAACAGATTCACTCTTCTTAAAATCAACAGCATTGAACGGAATTTGTGTTAATGACtgttataaagaaaaagataaaattacgACAAAAACGTTAGGAGGTAATGCACATGGAcctacatttaaaataacagTAATTGATGTAAATGGTGTTAAGTCAAGTAGAATAGGAATACAGAAAAGTCAGTCAGCGCATTTCCCTCTTCAACTTCCATATGTTTTATTTGGATTAGGTAGAACAAGTAATTATGTAGAAGAATTTTATGTAGGGATGCCAACACATGagcaaaaatatttcaatatgTGGGTCTCAATTATACCTAATTCTCATATCATTGTCATTCCTTACCCATTGGAT
The window above is part of the Plasmodium malariae genome assembly, chromosome: 10 genome. Proteins encoded here:
- the PmUG01_10015500 gene encoding conserved Plasmodium protein, unknown function, whose amino-acid sequence is MNNLIKRKYGSVLKLISFMCLYSCIKNLLTNIVSKDENSTTKSDLYVQGYNWNILEKWKSMSPMEKLEYKINYNIGLNIDAEIGDFGDYNSDVKTDLILFKYDKNKLVSTIYIYIFSVQENKFVYHTEVSFEGKVMNVTAIDLNFDGSLDILVLFKDPKDNSKNNKYYICAFVQNENDQLEEFWNSKKKEIGNEKISEKEDEESIYFTTIHPLVCDINNDGLPDLIGQQSGKLDGFSRFIWINKKNEFKSILWKSMNIFDYSDLGEITNPNSSAIVDINGDCKSDLVFTVYNKNDFKNVYLEIWINKIVDGKSKYVKNAKNYGLPLNSMQVLFGDFNGDGAIDIVVPACVKSSFCNYCCVNDDKIYFIPNIQKNICDNSWKKPDESKCRLPSNLCSESDFHFMEIRNEDFVSVVDTTGLHLLGDADYPNYLSVGDIDDDGYLDLLITLKNDKGQKYVRIYKNEQKTHYEENNIDIRGFYNFYQFVTSPGESVADVYSAAFFDIFENGVLDILIFGKYRSTNKQTKYAAVGFIRNNETDSLFLKSTALNGICVNDCYKEKDKITTKTLGGNAHGPTFKITVIDVNGVKSSRIGIQKSQSAHFPLQLPYVLFGLGRTSNYVEEFYVGMPTHEQKYFNMWVSIIPNSHIIVIPYPLDNSNKWQIQLSVNPSKKFYSIIYITLICLTVIGILIFILDRKEKIEDSKEEMGFKSHFVIG